In Terriglobales bacterium, one DNA window encodes the following:
- a CDS encoding DUF1028 domain-containing protein, translating to GVGAVATQSFIDPSYGPLGLAAMRAGRSAPEALRGLLAADPHRNVRQVAMIDAQGHVAAYTGTKDIQAAGDVVGLVTPGEQHMQRPSTDPDDGWIQVGENFSAQANLMSNAKVWPAMAKAFQETKGDLAERMLAALEAGQAAGGDIRGRQSAAILVVKAQSSGRPWEDKVFDLRVDDADQPIPELRRLVALQRAYNHMNAGDAAVERHDNEGALREYSAAEEIAAKTPGVLPSRLAEMEYWHAVALVTMGRVDESLPLFQKAFALQPGWRELTTRLPKAGLLPDDPRLLQRILAAGR from the coding sequence GGCGTGGGCGCGGTGGCCACGCAATCCTTCATCGATCCCTCCTACGGCCCGCTGGGTCTGGCCGCGATGCGTGCCGGACGGAGCGCTCCCGAGGCCCTGCGCGGCCTGCTGGCCGCCGATCCGCACCGCAACGTGCGCCAGGTGGCCATGATCGACGCTCAAGGTCATGTGGCCGCCTACACCGGCACCAAGGACATCCAGGCGGCCGGCGACGTGGTGGGGCTGGTCACGCCGGGAGAGCAGCACATGCAGCGTCCCTCCACCGACCCGGACGACGGCTGGATCCAGGTGGGGGAGAACTTCTCCGCGCAGGCCAACCTGATGTCCAACGCCAAGGTGTGGCCGGCGATGGCCAAGGCCTTCCAGGAGACCAAGGGCGACCTGGCCGAGCGCATGCTGGCGGCGTTGGAGGCGGGGCAAGCGGCGGGCGGCGACATCCGTGGACGGCAGTCGGCTGCCATCCTCGTGGTCAAGGCCCAGTCCAGCGGCCGGCCCTGGGAAGATAAAGTCTTCGATCTGCGGGTGGACGACGCCGACCAGCCCATCCCGGAGCTGCGGCGCCTGGTCGCCCTGCAGCGCGCCTACAACCACATGAACGCGGGCGACGCCGCCGTCGAACGCCACGACAACGAGGGCGCGCTGCGCGAGTACTCGGCGGCGGAGGAGATCGCCGCCAAGACCCCGGGAGTGCTGCCTAGCCGCCTGGCGGAGATGGAGTACTGGCACGCGGTGGCCCTGGTCACGATGGGGCGGGTGGACGAGTCGCTGCCGCTCTTCCAGAAGGCCTTCGCGCTGCAGCCGGGCTGGCGCGAATTGACCACGCGCCTGCCCAAGGCGGGCCTGCTGCCCGACGATCCCAGACTGCTGCAGAGGATCCTGGCCGCGGGCCGGTAG
- a CDS encoding DUF6585 family protein, with protein sequence MFISPPERSFKQNLIWRLLVLLPVAVAWLVALGFYSDGNKVEPVSAGIAVAVTGLAVWLWIAASKAELSVHSEGVQTQGVLGGTEMRWDEIASTTFRQTPTGQAMVHFGLIGYLIAQAAAKGSSSGMMTLILVSREGRKLSISPNWREGQEAIRMVLRRVNPAIRDDIRRRVKNGETVKFGKLGLSQQGISWKDGPPISFATLAKCRIAGQQLRIKAEGKWLDNVAVSTSRVPDVFVFLDLVDEFKSGGKAAEVDPVARAAGVGAT encoded by the coding sequence ATGTTCATTTCTCCTCCCGAGAGGAGCTTCAAGCAGAACCTGATCTGGCGGCTGCTGGTGTTGCTGCCGGTGGCGGTGGCCTGGCTGGTCGCGCTGGGGTTCTACAGCGACGGCAACAAGGTGGAGCCGGTTTCCGCCGGGATCGCGGTTGCGGTGACCGGGCTGGCGGTGTGGCTGTGGATCGCCGCCTCCAAGGCGGAGCTGAGTGTCCACTCCGAAGGAGTGCAGACGCAGGGCGTTCTCGGCGGCACGGAGATGCGCTGGGACGAGATCGCCTCCACTACCTTCCGACAGACACCCACGGGGCAGGCAATGGTGCATTTTGGCCTGATCGGCTACCTGATCGCACAGGCGGCGGCCAAGGGGAGCTCCTCGGGGATGATGACACTGATCCTGGTCTCGCGCGAGGGGCGCAAACTGAGCATCAGTCCCAACTGGCGCGAAGGGCAGGAGGCCATCCGCATGGTCCTGCGGCGGGTGAATCCCGCCATTCGCGACGACATCCGGCGCCGCGTCAAGAACGGCGAGACGGTCAAGTTCGGCAAGCTCGGCCTCTCCCAGCAAGGCATCAGTTGGAAGGACGGGCCACCTATCTCCTTCGCCACCCTGGCCAAGTGCCGCATCGCCGGACAGCAGTTACGCATCAAGGCGGAAGGCAAGTGGCTGGACAACGTGGCTGTGAGCACCTCCCGCGTGCCCGACGTCTTTGTCTTCCTCGACCTGGTGGACGAGTTCAAGTCGGGCGGCAAGGCCGCCGAGGTGGACCCGGTGGCGCGGGCCGCGGGTGTGGGCGCGACTTAG
- a CDS encoding VOC family protein: MITYKGLDHVALVTKRLEAMKKFYAETLGMKLEHEGKSKAGYLIVTLRAGASVLDLFEATPTNPAPAANLTETHFCLAASGSSIYDVIASLKRAGLEPTPAEVNDGAEGKGLSTFVRDPDGNRVEIKVY; encoded by the coding sequence GTGATCACCTACAAAGGCTTGGACCATGTCGCCCTGGTCACCAAGAGGCTCGAGGCCATGAAGAAGTTCTATGCCGAGACCCTGGGCATGAAGCTGGAGCACGAGGGCAAGTCCAAGGCCGGCTACCTCATCGTGACGCTGCGCGCGGGCGCCAGCGTGCTCGACCTGTTCGAAGCTACGCCCACCAATCCCGCACCCGCCGCCAACCTCACCGAGACACACTTCTGCCTCGCCGCTAGCGGCAGCAGCATCTACGACGTGATCGCCAGCCTGAAGCGCGCCGGCCTGGAGCCCACCCCCGCCGAGGTCAACGACGGCGCCGAGGGCAAGGGGCTCTCCACCTTCGTCCGCGACCCGGACGGGAACCGGGTGGAGATCAAGGTTTACTAG
- a CDS encoding dihydrodipicolinate synthase family protein produces the protein MLLNGLFPPITTPFYPDGNVYFKKLEHNVERYSRTPIQGIVVLGSTGEAILLSDQERRDVFKAAREAAAPEKVLIAGTGIESAIETLRLTEYAATLGYDVAMVRTPHYYKRQMKPLNEATFYRTVADRSPLPIVIYNFPQATGYDMPVEVVRELADHPNIIAIKESCGVLEKVKAEIAETGKSPAKRTVQVTETQQAVTRRMLAVPAAPQGGEVVPASALGGAPAAVAAPPKLKTRTKEVGFQVLVGSAQTLEDSLELGAVGAILAFACPAPTICFEIYSAWKEGDIALAQEKQKRIVEAAQKVVGEFGVPGVKYAMDLNGYYGGPPRLPLLPPTAEIKAEIERLMADIRN, from the coding sequence ATGCTGCTGAACGGACTGTTTCCCCCCATCACCACGCCCTTCTATCCCGACGGCAACGTGTACTTCAAGAAGCTGGAGCACAACGTGGAGCGCTACTCGCGCACGCCCATCCAGGGCATCGTGGTGCTGGGCTCGACCGGGGAGGCCATCCTGCTCTCGGACCAGGAGCGGCGCGACGTCTTCAAGGCGGCGCGCGAGGCGGCGGCGCCCGAGAAGGTGCTCATCGCCGGCACCGGCATCGAGTCGGCCATCGAGACTCTGCGGCTCACCGAGTACGCCGCCACCCTGGGCTACGACGTGGCCATGGTGCGTACCCCGCATTACTACAAGCGCCAGATGAAGCCGCTGAACGAGGCCACCTTCTATCGCACCGTGGCCGACCGTTCGCCCCTGCCGATCGTCATCTACAACTTCCCGCAGGCCACCGGCTACGACATGCCGGTGGAGGTGGTGCGTGAACTCGCCGACCATCCCAACATCATCGCCATCAAGGAATCCTGCGGGGTGCTGGAGAAGGTGAAGGCGGAGATCGCGGAAACCGGCAAGAGCCCGGCGAAGCGCACCGTGCAGGTCACGGAAACGCAACAGGCGGTGACCAGACGGATGCTGGCGGTGCCGGCGGCCCCGCAAGGCGGGGAAGTGGTGCCGGCCAGCGCGCTGGGCGGCGCGCCGGCGGCGGTGGCGGCTCCACCGAAGCTCAAGACCCGCACCAAGGAGGTCGGCTTCCAGGTGCTTGTGGGCTCGGCGCAGACCCTGGAAGATTCCCTCGAGCTGGGCGCGGTGGGGGCGATCTTGGCCTTCGCCTGTCCGGCACCGACCATCTGCTTCGAGATCTATAGCGCCTGGAAGGAGGGCGATATCGCCCTGGCCCAGGAAAAGCAGAAGCGCATCGTGGAGGCGGCGCAGAAGGTGGTGGGCGAGTTCGGGGTCCCCGGAGTGAAGTACGCCATGGACCTGAAC